Genomic segment of uncultured Methanobrevibacter sp.:
CAGTTATCAACTCCTTACAATAGCTGAGGATGATAGTTTAGGTCATATTGTTCATGCCTTGAATACAGTCTATATTGAAGATTCAAATAAGTGGATTAGGCTTGATGCCCGTGGAAACGTTGGAAATGGTGGTATTGAGTTTAGTTTAGACAAAGATTACTTGGCTTTCTCACCTAGAAGCGAATTTGGAGAAATCGATTATAACTACAATAATCCTGATTTGGATGAAAGACTAGTTAATAAACTTGAAGAAACTGATAATCTAATGGAAATGAAAATAGATTTTGAGTTTTAATTAGTTGAGATTTTAAAAAAAGAGTTTAGAGTTTACTCTTTAAATTGTTTAGTAAACTCATTTATTTCATCAAAGCTTAAATTAACTCCTAAAACAATTCCCTCATTTTCAAGTTCTTTAATTGCCATATTTAAAAAGAATTGATCAGGTCCGGATA
This window contains:
- a CDS encoding transglutaminase family protein produces the protein MKEYLLETKSIDYMNPHIQEKVQKLKDQSCDDADYIKRAFIFVRDEIPHSWDIQTNIVSRTASDALINKTGICWAKSCLLAALLRANGIPSGISYQLLTIAEDDSLGHIVHALNTVYIEDSNKWIRLDARGNVGNGGIEFSLDKDYLAFSPRSEFGEIDYNYNNPDLDERLVNKLEETDNLMEMKIDFEF